One window of the Candidatus Chryseobacterium colombiense genome contains the following:
- a CDS encoding PLP-dependent aminotransferase family protein, giving the protein MNSPVEIPYKSFIKIDRNSEATIYMQITNQLINAIQRGFLPFGTKLPGTRTLSQILEVHRNTIVAVYDELFAQGWVESFPNKGTFIIGKNEEKSIDFNTINLKNYPKSTGFSFKTSNILDNPFEHSDCEFILNDGAPDIRLTQIDQQSRIYSSTLKRRAHKIGHYNQDGSEFFKKHLAQYLNLSRGLPISNNNLLITRSTEMSIYIVSEILLSEGDTVLVGALSYFSVNMIFQKAGVKIVTIPIDDEGIDVEKVREICKRQKIRMLYLTPHHHYPTTVTLSAQRRLELLNLANEFGFIILEDDYDYDFHYDKSPILPLASADTNGMVIYIGSFGKSLAPGFRTGFIVAPENLMIEMRKYLGIIDRQGDILMEHVLGEMIAEGEISRYLKKSLKIYQERRDHFACLIQENFGEFVRFQKPAGGLAVWMELDVKINLMQLSRNCSRNQLFIPKTLLYQNQQLTAMRLGFGNLNTHEMEKSVEILSENLRKLL; this is encoded by the coding sequence ATGAATAGTCCGGTTGAAATTCCTTATAAAAGTTTCATTAAAATTGATAGAAATTCTGAAGCTACGATTTATATGCAGATTACCAATCAGCTGATCAATGCTATTCAGAGAGGCTTTTTGCCTTTCGGGACTAAGCTTCCGGGAACAAGAACGTTAAGTCAGATTTTAGAAGTTCACAGAAATACTATTGTTGCGGTATATGATGAGCTTTTTGCACAAGGCTGGGTGGAGAGTTTTCCCAATAAAGGAACTTTCATTATTGGTAAAAACGAAGAAAAATCAATTGATTTCAATACAATTAATCTTAAAAACTATCCAAAATCAACAGGATTTAGCTTTAAAACTTCCAATATTTTAGATAATCCTTTTGAGCATTCAGATTGCGAATTTATTTTAAATGACGGCGCTCCGGATATCCGTCTGACTCAAATTGATCAGCAATCGAGAATCTATAGCTCCACTTTAAAAAGAAGAGCCCATAAAATAGGACATTATAATCAGGACGGAAGCGAGTTCTTTAAAAAGCATCTGGCTCAATACTTAAATTTATCGAGGGGACTGCCGATTTCCAATAATAATCTTCTCATCACCCGAAGCACCGAAATGAGTATTTATATTGTATCCGAAATCTTATTATCAGAAGGAGATACAGTTCTGGTAGGAGCTTTAAGCTATTTCTCCGTGAACATGATTTTCCAGAAAGCCGGGGTGAAAATTGTCACGATTCCTATTGATGATGAAGGAATTGATGTGGAAAAAGTAAGAGAAATATGTAAACGGCAAAAAATAAGGATGCTGTACCTTACTCCACATCATCATTATCCTACAACGGTTACTTTGAGTGCCCAGAGAAGATTAGAATTATTAAATCTTGCCAATGAGTTTGGGTTTATTATCCTGGAAGATGATTACGATTATGATTTTCATTATGATAAAAGTCCTATTCTACCGCTTGCCAGTGCAGATACTAATGGAATGGTGATCTATATAGGCTCTTTTGGGAAATCTTTGGCGCCGGGTTTTAGAACAGGTTTTATTGTTGCTCCTGAAAATCTTATGATCGAGATGAGAAAATATCTCGGGATTATCGATCGGCAGGGTGATATTTTAATGGAGCATGTATTGGGAGAAATGATTGCGGAAGGGGAAATCAGCCGTTATCTGAAGAAATCACTCAAGATTTACCAGGAAAGACGGGATCATTTTGCGTGCCTGATTCAGGAAAACTTCGGGGAGTTTGTCCGTTTTCAAAAACCGGCGGGAGGTCTTGCGGTATGGATGGAACTGGATGTTAAAATAAATCTGATGCAGCTCAGCAGAAACTGTAGCCGGAATCAACTTTTTATTCCTAAAACGCTATTATATCAGAATCAGCAATTAACGGCCATGAGATTGGGGTTTGGAAATCTGAATACGCATGAAATGGAAAAAAGTGTGGAAATTCTTTCTGAAAATCTCAGAAAATTACTATAA
- a CDS encoding aminotransferase class I/II-fold pyridoxal phosphate-dependent enzyme, which produces MLSKFHHFQEALDKRKENGTLRVLKPKPEGIDFYSNDYLGLARNTNFQNLLLKSVLENPELLTGSTGSRLISGNSSIINETEEYIAKEHQYESALFFPSGYNANLALLSTLPTRHDTIIVDEMIHRSVHDACKMSLAKKLKFKHNNPEHLEEILKRQNNHCYVAIESLYSMDGDIAPLQEIVRITRKYNASLIVDEAHAFGVFGYGLVNTLQLQKNVLATVITYGKALGTHGAVILTDKLIYNYLINFASPFIYTTSAHDFLWMSIQKGYDFLKDNLHLAIRLQENIKFFTTQNTSGISSEKSPVQAIIIPDNQQLKALKEALSENGFLTYAVFSPTVKEGEERLRICLHSFNTQEEIIDLTKIIKDFI; this is translated from the coding sequence ATGCTTAGTAAGTTTCATCATTTTCAGGAAGCTTTAGATAAAAGAAAAGAAAACGGGACATTAAGGGTTTTAAAACCTAAACCGGAAGGAATTGATTTCTATTCCAATGATTATTTAGGATTAGCAAGAAATACAAATTTTCAAAATTTATTATTAAAAAGTGTTTTAGAAAATCCTGAATTGCTTACAGGAAGCACCGGTTCGAGGTTGATAAGCGGAAACAGCTCTATTATCAACGAAACCGAAGAATATATTGCAAAAGAACATCAATACGAATCGGCTTTGTTTTTCCCTTCAGGATACAACGCCAATCTTGCTTTGCTCTCTACGCTTCCGACGCGTCATGACACCATTATTGTCGATGAAATGATTCATCGATCTGTGCATGATGCCTGCAAAATGTCGCTTGCCAAAAAGCTAAAATTCAAACATAACAATCCTGAACATTTAGAAGAAATTTTAAAAAGGCAAAATAATCACTGTTATGTGGCAATAGAAAGTTTATATTCAATGGATGGAGACATTGCACCCCTTCAGGAAATCGTACGGATCACCAGAAAATACAACGCGAGCCTCATAGTAGATGAAGCTCATGCTTTCGGTGTTTTCGGATATGGCTTGGTTAACACCCTACAACTGCAAAAAAATGTTTTAGCCACTGTAATCACCTACGGAAAAGCACTGGGAACACACGGAGCCGTAATTTTAACTGACAAGCTTATATACAATTACCTCATCAACTTTGCTTCTCCTTTTATCTACACCACATCAGCACACGATTTCCTCTGGATGAGCATTCAAAAAGGATATGATTTTTTAAAGGATAATCTACACTTAGCTATCCGGCTGCAGGAAAATATTAAATTTTTCACAACGCAAAATACATCCGGCATATCTTCTGAGAAAAGTCCCGTACAGGCCATAATCATTCCCGACAACCAACAGTTAAAAGCTTTGAAAGAAGCTTTATCTGAAAACGGATTTTTGACATATGCAGTTTTCAGCCCAACAGTGAAGGAAGGAGAAGAGAGATTAAGAATCTGTCTTCATAGTTTTAATACACAAGAGGAAATTATTGATTTAACAAAGATTATTAAGGATTTTATTTAA